From the Halalkalicoccus sp. CGA53 genome, one window contains:
- a CDS encoding creatininase family protein, giving the protein MADRAEPTTGESDDGEHPYRVAEMTWQEIETATERTATLLVPVGATEQHGHHLPLGVDVFMPEAIGERVARAAPALLAPPVWYGVSPHHTFKPGTFTVSSETFRRYVTELCASTADWGIEHVLLLNGHYLAQDPELEIAVRELREGGIEAFHLPLVELFSDVAAEIRSGETSFHASEFETSIMLALYPELVRMDRAERVDVPTESLPLTDYDALGENRVGWSLTASEMDELTPTGNLGDPTVATAETGERLVDAAVSEVVSLVEALETRG; this is encoded by the coding sequence ATGGCAGATCGAGCAGAACCGACGACCGGTGAGAGCGACGACGGAGAGCACCCGTATCGCGTCGCGGAGATGACCTGGCAGGAGATCGAGACGGCGACCGAACGGACCGCGACGCTTCTGGTACCGGTTGGCGCCACGGAGCAACACGGCCACCACCTCCCGCTCGGCGTCGACGTCTTCATGCCCGAGGCGATCGGCGAGCGCGTCGCCCGAGCGGCTCCCGCGCTGCTCGCCCCACCGGTCTGGTACGGCGTGAGCCCGCACCACACGTTCAAGCCGGGGACGTTCACCGTCTCGAGCGAGACGTTCCGGCGCTACGTCACCGAGCTCTGTGCCTCGACGGCCGACTGGGGTATCGAGCACGTCCTCCTGCTCAACGGCCACTACCTCGCACAGGACCCCGAACTGGAGATCGCCGTCCGCGAGCTTCGCGAGGGCGGTATCGAGGCGTTTCACCTCCCGCTCGTCGAGCTCTTCTCGGACGTGGCCGCCGAGATCCGGAGCGGCGAGACGTCGTTTCACGCCTCGGAGTTCGAGACGAGCATCATGCTCGCGCTCTATCCCGAACTGGTCCGGATGGACCGCGCCGAGCGCGTCGACGTACCTACCGAATCGCTCCCGCTCACCGACTACGACGCGCTCGGCGAGAACCGAGTGGGGTGGTCGCTCACCGCGAGCGAGATGGACGAGCTGACGCCGACCGGGAACCTCGGCGATCCGACCGTGGCGACCGCCGAGACGGGCGAGCGGCTCGTCGACGCCGCGGTCTCGGAGGTCGTTTCGCTGGTGGAGGCGCTCGAGACGAGGGGGTGA
- a CDS encoding M81 family metallopeptidase, which translates to MSTERVFLAEFSHETNTFAATPTGRRDFQNRGEFFGREVLSEFEGTNSTIGGACEVAEAEGVDLLPSVSAEATPGGVVSADAYGFYTGRILDGLREASDVDGVFLSLHGAMVQEGGVDGEGPLLSAVREVVGESVPVVLTHDLHGNVTDETVANVDALVAYETYPHTDMGETGRRAMELLVAAIRGEIDPVTRIERPPLLPFVPKENTREGPMAELMAEARRLEANEGVLETNVLPGFHQADVPGIGFSTPVVTDGDPALARETARSLAETAWSMRESFVGEYPTPEEAVREARRLQRDGASESGPVVLADVGDNPGAGGAADGTVLLRELLEQGVANAGLALVSDPEAVERAIEAGIGSRPTITLGGKTDDRHGEPIEVEGYVAAITDGEFRNTGPMATGVRTNLGRTVRLRIGDGGDATVEVIVTENRVQPYDAEIWRHVGVRPEGLGVLVVKSTNHYRASYEPLASEVITVNSPGLGAMDARLFEYENLDRELYPIDDLPAGAYPDWER; encoded by the coding sequence ATGAGCACGGAACGAGTGTTCCTCGCGGAGTTCTCCCACGAGACCAACACGTTCGCGGCGACGCCGACCGGGCGTCGCGATTTCCAGAACAGGGGCGAGTTCTTCGGGAGGGAGGTACTCTCCGAGTTCGAGGGGACGAACTCGACGATCGGCGGGGCCTGCGAGGTGGCCGAGGCGGAGGGCGTCGACCTGCTCCCGTCGGTGAGCGCCGAGGCGACGCCCGGGGGGGTCGTCTCGGCGGACGCCTACGGGTTCTACACCGGACGGATCCTCGACGGCCTCCGGGAAGCGAGTGACGTCGACGGCGTCTTCCTCTCGCTGCACGGTGCGATGGTCCAGGAGGGCGGCGTCGACGGCGAGGGACCGCTGCTCTCGGCGGTCCGGGAGGTCGTCGGCGAGTCGGTCCCGGTCGTCCTCACGCACGATCTCCACGGGAACGTCACCGACGAGACGGTGGCGAACGTCGACGCGCTCGTCGCCTACGAGACCTATCCCCACACCGACATGGGGGAGACCGGCCGCCGTGCGATGGAGCTGCTGGTCGCCGCGATACGCGGCGAGATCGATCCCGTCACCCGGATCGAACGCCCGCCGCTGCTACCGTTCGTCCCGAAAGAGAACACCCGCGAGGGGCCGATGGCCGAGTTGATGGCGGAGGCGAGGAGGCTCGAGGCGAACGAGGGGGTCCTCGAGACGAACGTCCTCCCGGGGTTCCACCAAGCGGACGTGCCGGGAATCGGGTTCTCGACGCCCGTCGTCACCGACGGCGATCCGGCGCTCGCGCGCGAGACGGCGCGCTCGCTCGCCGAGACCGCCTGGTCGATGCGCGAGTCGTTCGTCGGGGAGTACCCGACCCCGGAGGAGGCGGTGCGGGAGGCGAGGCGACTGCAGCGCGACGGCGCGAGCGAGTCGGGCCCGGTCGTGCTGGCCGACGTCGGCGACAATCCCGGCGCCGGCGGGGCGGCCGACGGTACCGTCCTCCTCCGGGAACTGCTCGAACAGGGCGTCGCGAACGCGGGACTCGCGCTCGTCAGCGATCCGGAGGCGGTCGAGCGGGCGATCGAGGCGGGCATCGGATCGCGGCCCACCATCACTCTCGGCGGGAAGACCGACGACCGTCACGGCGAACCGATCGAGGTCGAGGGGTACGTCGCGGCGATCACCGATGGCGAGTTTCGGAACACCGGTCCGATGGCGACGGGAGTTCGGACGAACCTCGGACGGACGGTCAGGCTCCGGATCGGCGACGGTGGAGACGCCACGGTCGAGGTGATCGTCACCGAGAACCGGGTCCAGCCGTACGACGCGGAGATCTGGCGACACGTCGGGGTCCGACCCGAGGGTCTCGGGGTGCTCGTCGTCAAGAGCACGAACCACTACCGCGCCTCGTACGAGCCGCTCGCGAGCGAGGTGATCACGGTGAACAGCCCCGGCCTGGGGGCGATGGACGCCCGTCTGTTCGAGTACGAGAACCTCGACCGCGAGCTCTACCCGATCGACGACCTCCCCGCCGGGGCGTATCCCGACTGGGAGCGGTAG
- a CDS encoding alpha/beta hydrolase family protein: MGGSTENEVTKGRPRVDEEELYHRLNEIETAVDDLRWYHELDESGTVQRVRFVGPPPANTTAQTDQEKGNRVVVPAYVFDPERADETSDPAPGIVLPHGGVHSNLSTRYVGVVRELLSQGYFVIAPEYRGSTGYGRKHHDLIDYGGLEVEDSFAACEWLVEHRPVDSERVGIVGWSHGGLHALMNVFFHPEAFAVAYAGVPVSDLVARMGYKDQAYRDLYEAEYHLGEAAHENPEAYRERSPVWHAEKLETPLRIHATRNDEDVNVLEVEALIRALSAEGKEFEYEVYDDAPGAHAFELLDTAFARESRDRIYEFLATYLDPPAP, translated from the coding sequence ATGGGCGGTTCTACCGAGAACGAAGTGACGAAGGGACGACCCAGGGTGGACGAGGAGGAACTCTACCACCGACTGAACGAGATAGAGACGGCCGTCGACGACCTGCGGTGGTACCACGAGCTGGACGAGTCGGGAACGGTACAGCGGGTCCGGTTCGTCGGACCACCACCGGCGAACACGACCGCCCAGACCGACCAGGAGAAGGGAAACCGGGTCGTGGTTCCGGCGTACGTCTTCGACCCTGAGAGGGCCGACGAGACGAGCGACCCCGCGCCGGGGATCGTCCTCCCGCACGGCGGCGTTCACTCGAACCTCTCGACGCGGTACGTCGGGGTGGTCCGCGAGCTCCTCTCTCAGGGCTACTTCGTGATCGCTCCGGAGTACCGCGGGTCGACGGGCTACGGCCGGAAACACCACGATCTGATCGACTACGGCGGTCTCGAGGTCGAGGACTCGTTCGCGGCGTGCGAGTGGCTCGTCGAACACCGACCGGTCGACTCCGAGAGGGTGGGAATCGTCGGCTGGAGTCACGGCGGGCTCCACGCGCTCATGAACGTCTTCTTCCACCCGGAGGCGTTCGCCGTCGCCTACGCGGGCGTCCCGGTGAGCGATCTCGTCGCCCGGATGGGCTACAAGGACCAGGCCTACCGCGACCTCTACGAGGCCGAGTACCACCTCGGAGAGGCGGCCCACGAGAACCCCGAGGCGTACAGAGAGCGCTCGCCGGTCTGGCACGCCGAGAAGCTGGAGACGCCGCTCCGGATCCACGCGACGCGCAACGACGAGGACGTGAACGTTCTGGAGGTCGAGGCGTTGATCCGAGCACTCTCCGCGGAGGGAAAGGAGTTCGAGTACGAGGTCTACGACGACGCGCCGGGCGCTCACGCGTTCGAACTGCTCGATACGGCGTTCGCGCGAGAGTCCCGCGACCGGATCTACGAGTTCCTCGCGACCTACCTCGATCCGCCCGCTCCGTGA
- a CDS encoding NAD-dependent epimerase/dehydratase family protein, producing the protein MIEHGPRGTSVLVTGGAGFIGSHLAEALCAENEVRVVDDLSSGRATNLVGEATLVEGDIRDEAVLREAIEDVDLVFHQAALASVPLSVEDPKESHAVNATATLSLLELAREEDCRVVLASSPAIYGEPEELPIAEDHPTRPTSPYGLDKLALDRYATIYNDLYGVETVVLRYFNAYGPRQADSTYSAVISAFLEQARSGGPITVHGDGEQTRDFVHVSDVVRANLLAAGTDHVGEAFNVGTGVATRVRDLAELVREATGSGAEITHTDARQGDIVHSRADATRARERLGFEATVTLDEGIRDLCRAVEAADD; encoded by the coding sequence ATGATCGAACACGGACCCCGCGGGACGTCGGTACTGGTCACCGGCGGGGCGGGGTTCATCGGTAGTCACCTGGCGGAGGCGCTCTGCGCCGAGAACGAGGTCCGGGTGGTGGACGACCTCTCGAGCGGTCGAGCGACGAACCTCGTGGGGGAGGCGACGCTCGTCGAGGGCGACATCCGCGACGAGGCGGTCCTGCGCGAGGCGATCGAGGACGTCGACCTCGTCTTCCACCAGGCGGCGCTCGCGAGCGTCCCGCTCTCCGTCGAGGACCCGAAGGAGAGCCACGCGGTGAACGCGACGGCGACCCTCTCGCTGCTCGAACTCGCGAGGGAGGAGGACTGTCGGGTCGTCCTCGCCTCCAGTCCAGCGATCTACGGCGAACCCGAGGAGCTACCGATCGCGGAGGACCACCCCACGAGACCGACCTCGCCTTACGGCCTCGACAAACTCGCGCTCGACCGGTACGCCACCATCTACAACGACCTCTACGGCGTCGAGACGGTCGTCCTCCGCTACTTCAACGCCTACGGCCCACGGCAGGCCGACAGCACGTACAGCGCGGTCATCTCGGCGTTCCTCGAACAGGCCCGGTCCGGCGGGCCGATCACCGTCCACGGCGACGGCGAGCAGACGCGCGATTTCGTCCACGTCTCGGACGTCGTCCGGGCGAACCTGCTGGCCGCAGGGACCGACCACGTCGGAGAGGCGTTCAACGTCGGGACGGGCGTAGCTACTCGGGTTCGCGACCTGGCGGAGCTGGTGCGCGAGGCGACCGGATCGGGTGCCGAGATCACCCATACCGACGCACGCCAGGGCGACATCGTCCACAGCCGCGCCGACGCGACGAGAGCGCGCGAGCGTCTCGGGTTCGAGGCGACCGTCACGCTCGACGAGGGGATCCGGGATCTCTGCCGAGCGGTCGAGGCCGCCGACGACTGA
- a CDS encoding helix-hairpin-helix domain-containing protein — translation MSSRESERELGVFVLEELPRVDASKLEPVERAAIERAVHDREELLVDLQTRLVELRGERNAFERRIEALEGERTELRERLEAIEEQRPRLVPTELFSEFTTAVGGVREELEGASTEYTVGDVEFDLKANVITSDDGIRFQLPSLGETVSAGTLSDVRFTVRRRSPMETAALREVPEVRYLPREGAIERLEGAGFTVGAVDTETTDDEVPDTVVAQFPSPYSVVPPEVEPVVDLVISERAARGEEERAIEETELDAPKRIDVREIPGIGRVRAGHLEEAGITRLDQFAASNPDEMADVLEVTPHRAERWIEYARTLLSKG, via the coding sequence ATGAGCTCACGCGAGTCCGAACGGGAGCTCGGTGTCTTCGTGCTCGAGGAACTCCCCCGCGTCGACGCCTCGAAGCTCGAGCCCGTCGAGCGCGCGGCGATCGAGCGGGCGGTTCACGACCGCGAGGAGCTACTGGTCGACCTCCAGACGCGACTCGTCGAGCTCCGGGGCGAACGCAACGCCTTCGAGCGACGGATCGAAGCCCTCGAGGGGGAGCGAACGGAACTCCGAGAGCGCCTCGAGGCGATCGAGGAACAGCGGCCGAGACTCGTTCCGACGGAGCTGTTCTCCGAGTTCACGACCGCCGTCGGTGGCGTTCGCGAGGAACTGGAGGGGGCAAGCACCGAGTACACGGTGGGCGACGTCGAGTTCGACCTGAAAGCGAACGTCATCACCTCCGACGATGGAATCCGCTTCCAGCTCCCCTCGCTCGGGGAGACGGTGTCGGCGGGAACGCTCAGCGACGTCCGGTTCACGGTGCGTCGACGCAGCCCGATGGAGACCGCGGCACTCCGCGAGGTGCCCGAAGTCCGGTACCTCCCGCGAGAGGGTGCGATCGAGCGACTGGAGGGTGCTGGGTTCACCGTCGGAGCCGTGGACACGGAGACGACGGACGACGAGGTCCCCGACACCGTCGTCGCGCAGTTCCCCTCGCCGTACTCGGTGGTCCCACCGGAGGTGGAGCCGGTGGTCGACCTCGTCATCTCCGAGCGGGCGGCGAGAGGCGAGGAGGAGCGAGCCATCGAGGAGACCGAACTCGACGCTCCGAAGCGTATCGACGTCAGGGAGATCCCCGGTATCGGACGGGTTCGCGCGGGACACCTCGAGGAGGCGGGGATCACCCGGCTCGATCAGTTCGCCGCGAGCAACCCGGATGAGATGGCAGACGTCCTCGAGGTCACACCCCACCGTGCCGAGCGGTGGATCGAGTACGCCCGCACGCTCCTCTCGAAGGGGTGA